In Leucoraja erinacea ecotype New England chromosome 28, Leri_hhj_1, whole genome shotgun sequence, the following are encoded in one genomic region:
- the tmigd1 gene encoding transmembrane and immunoglobulin domain-containing protein 1 translates to MAQWISVILIFALCYNVAFHPGCAGIDLAINNRTTDHKLRLNVSDAVSLTCRVINAMRDEELVWLWGDRVVNLQPTNRINVSTLCIDPVTTDANAANVSCHVSSNSTLKRSVLLDIRFVPMLSRDGDGQVDVYTGQDATLTCNVKSNPVAVMLWSKDNEWLRLEAGRHDVHQDSGAFTLTIRKVQNKDNGTYLCRADSTLGSGHLTFHLNVKAKPDEVPFEPIVAGVLVTLLTGLFGVVSRRKKIMECCRADTNSNSGMEDQ, encoded by the exons GCATCGACCTTGCCATCAACAACCGCACCACTGACCACAAACTCAGGCTGAACGTGTCGGACGCAGTGTCGTTGACGTGTCGGGTGATTAACGCCATGCGGGACGAGGAGCTGGTCTGGCTGTGGGGAGACAGAGTGGTTAACCTGCAGCCCACCAACCGCATCAACGTCAGCACCCTGTGTATCGACCCAGTCACGACTGACGCCAACGCCGCCAACGTCAGCTGCCACGTCAGCAGCAACTCCACGCTCAAGAGGAGCGTGCTGCTGGATATCAGAT TCGTTCCCATGTTGAGTCGGGATGGTGATGGGCAAGTGGACGTGTACACCGGGCAGGACGCAACACTGACCTGTAACGTCAAGTCAAACCCAGTGGCTGTGATGTTGTGGTCCAAGGACAATGAGTGGCTGAGACTGGAGGCAGGTAGACATGATGTACACCAGGACAGTGGGGCCTTCACACTGACCATCAGGAAGGTGCAGAACAAGGACAATGGGACGTACCTTTGCAGGGCCGATTCCACCCTTGGAAGTGGACATCTGACCTTCCATCTCAACGTGAAAG CTAAACCAGATGAGGTGCCATTCGAGCCCATCGTTGCTGGGGTGCTGGTCACTCTGCTCACCGGCCTCTTCGGAGTCGTCTCACGGAGAAAGAAAATTATggag TGTTGTAGAGCGGATACGAACAGCAACTCAGGCATGGAAGACCAGTAG